From the Francisella frigiditurris genome, one window contains:
- the rpsM gene encoding 30S ribosomal protein S13: protein MARIAGVNIPVHKHAVIGLTSIYGIGKTRAIKICEICNLNPTTKIKDLTEDQVESLRTEVAKFTVEGDLRREVSMDIKRLMDLGCYRGKRHRRSLPVRGQRTKTNARTRKGPRKPIKA from the coding sequence ATGGCTCGTATAGCTGGCGTTAATATTCCTGTTCATAAGCATGCTGTGATAGGACTGACTTCAATTTATGGAATAGGGAAAACAAGAGCAATTAAGATTTGTGAAATATGCAACTTGAATCCTACAACTAAAATAAAAGATTTAACAGAAGATCAAGTTGAAAGCTTAAGAACAGAAGTTGCTAAATTTACTGTAGAAGGTGATTTACGCAGAGAAGTATCTATGGATATTAAAAGACTTATGGATTTGGGTTGCTACAGAGGAAAAAGACATCGTCGTAGTTTACCTGTCAGAGGTCAAAGAACAAAGACTAATGCTCGTACTCGCAAGGGTCCAAGAAAGCCAATTAAGGCATAA
- a CDS encoding MGH1-like glycoside hydrolase domain-containing protein translates to MSSAENNFLKLIKKLNNSHDLETLPQWGPYTKKYIGTSHITDKINGLRFDLSIFPGYYRRRVDVPNVFYETEYYPWDTSTDGTYFKFRHMLEWKDKVYCDISYFLIDDNTQAIKAKFVNNTSNSESLVLHLMGSMHFPSIKEYEPNNLLYPSTIALSGEAQWIDATDYYNLSYSIPKPTDNLVADGKLRGERRTQNFVNGSGIEFGKVKDDQIIFKFNIEDSINKPTLLLKYKLEKNSSLKLTISNNDKDNLFECDLLLENESEFKDVELPNLEIGDYFLKLSSTNNRAINLDGFIVGSHDDVHKSRFHQQNWNPTPQISKFGNNSIILKYQNTEKYYGIFWDYPLEDCDIREFFCRDLDIYFKLMANEHVLKEFHGEGSGHFTNIFLRPITVKEKDQKNIFCATTVADNISEIEDKLRLLEQKNYLSKKIKSFKEKNLSKNNSKNILPNGEKYQFSQGILKNVILTNIVFPIYTQKSYIRHLAPGKWWDCLYTWDSGFIGLGLLEYDIDRAIENLNAYLTSTDNQSAFIHHGSPVPVQHYLFFEIWNRSNSFELLEHYYPRLKQYYLFLSGHLGSSSTRRLNSNLLQTWDYFYNSGGWDDYPSQYHMHKENIKNVTPVITTAHCIRIAKFLTMYSELLSLEDDSAFYKHDIEILSNALNKLSWDKNAGYYSYVNHDSAGFPTSFLINEQGENFNKGLDGAYPIVSGICNPKIEKTLLSKLKSPKKLWSKAGLSAVDQSASYYRKDGYWNGTVWMSHQWFFWKSLLDIGEYKFAEKLALKALNLWKNETDSNYRSLEHFIIETQRGAGWHAFSGLSCPIINWFNAYFTIGTINTGFDTIIVSKKFNSNYSDLKLSLKIYPRENSLGYISILVVVNPKYTYKLSKEKKNVSIINNKQGNVILNIKKSNLTSTLDLHLIPT, encoded by the coding sequence ATGAGTTCTGCAGAAAACAATTTTTTAAAACTTATAAAAAAACTTAATAACTCTCACGATTTAGAAACATTACCTCAATGGGGGCCCTATACTAAAAAATATATAGGAACTTCTCATATTACAGATAAGATAAATGGATTAAGATTCGACCTAAGTATCTTCCCTGGCTATTACAGAAGACGTGTTGATGTCCCAAATGTGTTTTATGAAACAGAATATTATCCTTGGGATACTTCAACTGATGGAACTTATTTTAAATTTAGGCACATGCTCGAGTGGAAAGATAAAGTATACTGTGATATTTCTTATTTTCTAATAGATGATAATACTCAAGCTATAAAAGCTAAATTTGTAAATAACACTTCAAACTCAGAAAGCCTAGTTCTTCACTTAATGGGCTCCATGCATTTCCCCTCAATAAAAGAATATGAACCAAATAATCTATTATATCCATCAACTATAGCGCTTTCTGGTGAAGCTCAATGGATTGATGCTACAGATTATTATAACTTGAGTTACTCAATTCCAAAACCAACTGATAATTTAGTTGCTGATGGTAAATTAAGAGGTGAGAGAAGAACCCAAAACTTTGTTAACGGATCTGGAATTGAATTTGGAAAAGTGAAGGATGATCAAATTATATTTAAATTCAATATAGAAGACTCCATAAACAAACCAACATTGCTTTTAAAATATAAATTAGAAAAAAATTCTTCCCTCAAACTAACAATAAGTAATAATGACAAAGACAACCTCTTTGAATGTGACTTACTCTTAGAAAATGAATCTGAATTCAAAGATGTAGAATTACCGAATTTAGAAATAGGAGATTATTTTTTAAAACTAAGTTCCACAAACAATAGAGCTATAAATCTTGATGGTTTTATTGTTGGATCACATGATGATGTACACAAAAGCAGATTTCATCAACAAAATTGGAATCCAACACCTCAAATATCTAAATTTGGTAATAACTCAATTATTCTCAAATACCAAAATACTGAGAAATATTACGGAATATTTTGGGACTATCCTCTTGAAGATTGCGATATAAGAGAGTTTTTTTGTCGTGACTTAGACATATATTTTAAACTTATGGCAAACGAACATGTTCTTAAAGAATTTCACGGAGAAGGGAGCGGACATTTCACAAATATTTTCTTAAGGCCAATAACAGTTAAAGAAAAAGATCAAAAGAATATTTTCTGCGCAACCACAGTAGCTGATAATATAAGTGAAATAGAAGATAAACTAAGATTACTAGAACAAAAAAATTATCTATCAAAGAAAATAAAATCCTTTAAAGAAAAGAATCTATCTAAAAACAACTCTAAAAATATTTTACCTAATGGTGAAAAATATCAATTCTCTCAAGGTATTTTAAAAAATGTCATTCTTACAAATATAGTTTTCCCAATATATACACAAAAAAGTTATATTCGTCATTTAGCTCCTGGGAAATGGTGGGACTGCTTATATACTTGGGACTCTGGTTTTATAGGACTTGGGCTTTTGGAATATGACATTGACAGAGCAATTGAAAACCTAAATGCTTATCTAACTAGTACAGATAATCAATCAGCTTTTATTCATCATGGAAGCCCAGTACCAGTACAACACTATCTTTTCTTTGAGATATGGAATAGATCAAACTCTTTTGAATTACTTGAGCACTATTATCCTCGTCTTAAACAATATTATTTATTTTTAAGTGGTCATTTAGGTAGTTCAAGCACTAGAAGATTAAACTCAAACCTACTTCAAACGTGGGATTATTTTTACAATTCGGGCGGCTGGGATGATTATCCTTCACAATACCATATGCACAAGGAAAATATAAAAAACGTTACTCCTGTCATAACTACTGCCCACTGTATAAGAATCGCAAAATTTCTAACTATGTACTCTGAACTTCTAAGCCTAGAAGATGATTCTGCTTTTTACAAACATGATATTGAAATATTATCAAATGCCTTAAATAAGTTATCATGGGATAAGAATGCTGGCTACTATAGTTATGTAAACCATGATAGTGCTGGTTTTCCAACAAGCTTTCTAATAAATGAGCAAGGAGAAAATTTTAATAAAGGATTAGATGGAGCATATCCTATTGTTTCAGGAATATGTAATCCTAAAATAGAAAAAACTCTATTAAGTAAACTTAAATCTCCAAAAAAACTATGGTCAAAAGCTGGCTTATCTGCTGTAGACCAGTCAGCATCATACTATCGTAAAGATGGTTACTGGAATGGAACAGTATGGATGTCTCATCAATGGTTCTTTTGGAAAAGCCTTCTTGATATAGGAGAATATAAATTCGCTGAAAAACTGGCTCTTAAAGCCTTAAATCTATGGAAGAATGAAACTGATAGTAACTATAGAAGCTTAGAGCACTTTATAATTGAAACTCAAAGAGGTGCAGGATGGCATGCATTTAGTGGACTTTCTTGCCCAATAATTAACTGGTTTAATGCTTATTTTACTATCGGAACTATAAACACAGGTTTTGATACCATAATAGTGTCAAAAAAATTTAATAGTAATTATTCAGATCTAAAACTTTCTCTAAAAATCTATCCACGAGAAAATTCTTTAGGCTATATATCTATACTTGTAGTAGTAAACCCTAAGTACACATACAAACTCTCCAAAGAGAAAAAAAATGTTTCAATAATAAATAATAAGCAAGGCAATGTTATATTAAATATCAAAAAATCTAACTTAACTAGCACACTAGACTTACATTTAATTCCAACATAA
- the rpsK gene encoding 30S ribosomal protein S11, with protein sequence MAKSVRSTKKKVKRVVTDAVAHIYSSFNNTIVTITDRQGNALSWATSGGSGFRGSRKSTPFAAQVAAERAADMALEYGVRNVDVLVKGPGSGRDSAVRALNAKNLKVTSITDVTPLPHNGCRPPKKRRV encoded by the coding sequence ATGGCTAAGTCTGTTAGATCAACAAAGAAAAAAGTAAAAAGAGTTGTAACTGATGCAGTTGCTCATATTTACTCATCTTTTAATAATACTATAGTAACTATTACAGATAGACAAGGTAATGCTTTATCTTGGGCTACTTCAGGTGGTAGTGGTTTCAGAGGTTCAAGAAAAAGTACACCATTTGCAGCACAGGTTGCGGCAGAAAGAGCGGCTGATATGGCATTAGAATATGGTGTAAGAAATGTTGATGTTTTAGTTAAAGGGCCTGGTTCAGGAAGAGACTCGGCAGTTAGAGCTTTAAATGCTAAAAATTTAAAAGTGACTAGCATAACTGATGTGACTCCTTTACCTCATAATGGATGTCGTCCTCCTAAAAAACGTCGTGTTTAA
- a CDS encoding MFS transporter yields MNDREKFLTKFKILLAFFSLSFLVYCFPILIMQATSYYKISHGSAGALESYFNITRVIASLVAFTIFLKFGYKKPLSYTFFFVAIFCLVAPFINSIWMIRLYLLMTGISFVVIKISSYSMVTLVTNNPNEHASFVNFMELIHMIGNMMAVWVFSFFMQNTDGTEWLYMFWLIAGICLVLGLIFLLTPLNENAIETEKNKPFKNQIKDVKHIILMWCVPFFFIMFFAYEFIEQGVGPWLMTFNHEVLGITKNLSVQLGSLFTLAIALGRLYGTIIFKYIEWHKVLLANFIIGLFFIGIVMFNMDHGIGSNSTNIFNLPLVAYCLPLVGFFIGPVYPTLVSTFMSCHNKGLHAAAISIVMILGAFVDSVSARIVGDLFSNIGGLSTFKFSTIIPLTILIILIVPYALIINKTSKSEKEE; encoded by the coding sequence ATGAATGATCGTGAAAAATTTCTAACCAAGTTCAAAATTCTATTAGCTTTTTTTAGTCTAAGCTTTCTTGTTTATTGTTTTCCGATCTTAATCATGCAGGCTACAAGCTACTATAAAATATCTCATGGCTCTGCAGGAGCTTTAGAAAGCTACTTTAATATAACTCGTGTAATAGCATCATTAGTTGCTTTTACTATTTTTCTTAAATTTGGTTATAAAAAACCATTAAGCTATACTTTCTTCTTTGTTGCTATTTTTTGTCTAGTTGCTCCATTTATAAATTCTATTTGGATGATCCGGCTTTATCTATTAATGACTGGCATATCTTTTGTAGTTATTAAAATATCAAGCTATAGTATGGTTACTTTAGTTACTAATAATCCTAATGAACATGCAAGTTTTGTTAACTTTATGGAATTAATCCATATGATTGGCAATATGATGGCAGTTTGGGTATTTTCTTTTTTTATGCAAAATACTGACGGTACAGAATGGTTATACATGTTTTGGTTAATTGCGGGAATATGTTTAGTCTTAGGTTTAATATTTTTATTAACACCGCTTAATGAGAATGCTATAGAAACAGAAAAAAATAAACCTTTTAAAAATCAAATAAAAGATGTTAAACACATTATTTTAATGTGGTGTGTTCCTTTTTTCTTCATTATGTTTTTCGCTTATGAATTTATTGAACAAGGAGTTGGTCCTTGGCTCATGACGTTTAACCATGAAGTTCTTGGAATTACAAAGAATCTAAGTGTTCAATTAGGTAGTTTATTTACTCTAGCTATTGCTCTTGGAAGATTATATGGAACTATTATTTTTAAATATATCGAATGGCATAAAGTCCTTCTTGCAAACTTTATAATTGGTTTATTTTTTATTGGTATCGTTATGTTTAATATGGATCATGGGATTGGTTCAAATTCTACTAATATCTTCAATTTACCATTAGTCGCATATTGTTTACCGCTTGTAGGTTTTTTTATAGGACCAGTTTATCCAACCTTAGTCTCAACGTTTATGAGTTGTCACAATAAAGGATTACATGCCGCTGCAATTAGTATTGTAATGATACTTGGAGCTTTTGTTGACAGTGTCTCAGCTAGAATAGTTGGTGACTTATTTAGTAATATTGGAGGATTAAGTACTTTTAAATTTAGCACAATAATTCCATTAACTATATTAATTATACTAATAGTACCTTATGCTTTAATCATAAATAAAACATCTAAAAGTGAAAAAGAAGAATAA
- the rplR gene encoding 50S ribosomal protein L18: MDKKTARLNRSKRTRIKLRELEQIRLCVFRTPRHIYAQVISGDGSVVLASASTVEKDIKSKCKYTGNVASAAIVGEVVANRCKEKGIEKVAFDRSGYKYHGRVKALADAAREHGLQF; this comes from the coding sequence ATGGATAAAAAAACTGCTCGTTTGAATCGTAGTAAGCGTACTAGAATTAAATTAAGAGAGCTTGAGCAAATTAGACTTTGTGTTTTTAGAACGCCAAGACATATTTATGCGCAAGTTATTTCTGGTGATGGTTCTGTTGTATTAGCTTCTGCATCTACAGTTGAAAAAGATATTAAATCAAAGTGTAAATATACTGGTAATGTTGCTTCTGCTGCCATTGTTGGTGAAGTTGTGGCTAACAGATGTAAAGAAAAAGGGATTGAAAAAGTTGCTTTTGATAGATCTGGATATAAGTATCATGGCCGTGTGAAAGCTTTAGCAGATGCTGCTAGAGAGCATGGTTTGCAGTTTTAA
- the rpsD gene encoding 30S ribosomal protein S4 — translation MARYLGPKCKLSRREGTDLFLKSGVKAADEKCKMNTAPGQHGGRRARLSDYGLQLREKQKVRRMYGVLEGQFKKYYFEASRRKGNTGATLLELLESRLDNVVYRMGFAATRAEARQLVVHKGITLNGKTCNVPSCQVKSGDVIAVREKAKKQLRIQNALELAKGRKEFSWIDVNTDSLEGVLKASPDRSELSTDINEQLIVELYSK, via the coding sequence ATGGCTAGATATCTAGGACCAAAGTGTAAACTTTCTAGAAGAGAAGGTACTGATTTATTTCTAAAAAGTGGCGTAAAAGCGGCTGATGAGAAATGTAAAATGAATACTGCCCCTGGTCAACATGGCGGAAGAAGAGCTCGCCTTTCTGACTATGGATTACAGTTGAGAGAAAAACAAAAAGTTCGTCGTATGTACGGTGTTTTAGAAGGTCAGTTTAAAAAATATTATTTTGAAGCAAGTAGAAGAAAGGGTAATACCGGAGCTACTTTGTTAGAGCTTTTAGAATCAAGACTAGACAACGTTGTATATAGAATGGGATTTGCAGCAACTAGAGCGGAAGCTAGACAGTTGGTTGTACATAAAGGAATTACTTTAAATGGTAAAACTTGTAATGTTCCATCTTGTCAAGTTAAGTCTGGTGATGTAATTGCTGTTCGCGAAAAAGCTAAGAAACAGTTAAGAATTCAAAATGCTTTAGAGTTAGCTAAAGGTAGAAAAGAATTCTCTTGGATTGATGTTAATACTGATTCTTTAGAAGGTGTATTGAAAGCTTCTCCAGATAGATCTGAATTATCAACTGATATTAATGAACAGTTGATAGTTGAGTTATATTCTAAGTAA
- the rplF gene encoding 50S ribosomal protein L6, with protein sequence MSRIGKKPVVIPSGVTISVAAGNEVQVKGSKATLTKIFSSDVTFDVAADVATIKPVNNSQNAIAQSGTARAILSNMVEGVSKGFEKKLRIIGVGYRAKAQGNELNLTLGFSHPVVYKLPQGVTAETPVPTEIILKGADKELLGKVAAEIRDYRKPEPYKGKGVRYDNEYVAKKEAKKK encoded by the coding sequence ATGTCTAGAATAGGTAAAAAGCCTGTCGTTATTCCAAGCGGTGTTACAATTAGTGTTGCAGCTGGTAATGAAGTTCAAGTTAAAGGTTCTAAAGCTACATTGACTAAGATTTTCTCTTCTGATGTAACATTTGATGTTGCTGCTGATGTTGCTACTATAAAGCCAGTTAATAATAGTCAGAATGCTATTGCTCAGTCAGGTACTGCGAGAGCTATTCTAAGTAATATGGTTGAAGGCGTAAGTAAGGGTTTTGAGAAAAAGCTTAGAATTATAGGTGTTGGTTATCGTGCTAAGGCTCAAGGTAATGAGCTAAATTTAACACTTGGCTTTTCTCATCCGGTTGTTTATAAGCTTCCTCAGGGTGTAACTGCAGAAACTCCTGTTCCTACAGAAATAATTCTTAAAGGAGCAGATAAAGAGCTTTTAGGTAAAGTAGCTGCTGAGATTAGAGACTATAGAAAACCTGAGCCTTATAAAGGTAAAGGTGTTCGTTATGATAACGAATATGTAGCTAAGAAAGAAGCTAAGAAGAAGTAG
- the rpmD gene encoding 50S ribosomal protein L30, whose translation MTQSKTFKVTLVKSLNGRKENHIACARGLGLRKINHTVEVLDTAANRGMANKIYYMVKIEG comes from the coding sequence ATGACTCAATCTAAGACATTCAAAGTTACCCTTGTAAAAAGTTTAAATGGTCGTAAAGAAAACCATATAGCTTGTGCTAGAGGGTTGGGCTTAAGAAAAATAAACCACACAGTTGAAGTTCTAGATACAGCTGCAAATCGTGGTATGGCTAATAAAATATATTATATGGTTAAAATAGAGGGGTAG
- the rplQ gene encoding 50S ribosomal protein L17 produces MRHHKNGRKFGRTSSHRKAMFKNMSASLINHEIIKTTLPKAKELRTIVEPLVTLAKREHSLRNSLDTNSAEFKAQSVALRRQAFDFLRNKAAVTKLFEEFGTRYAERSGGYTRILKCGYRFGDKAPMAYIELVDRPEVDEIPNEE; encoded by the coding sequence ATGAGACATCATAAGAATGGAAGAAAGTTCGGCAGAACTAGTAGCCATAGAAAAGCAATGTTTAAAAATATGTCTGCGTCTTTAATTAATCATGAAATAATCAAAACTACTTTACCTAAAGCTAAAGAGCTTCGTACAATTGTAGAGCCTTTAGTTACTTTAGCAAAAAGAGAACATTCATTAAGAAATAGTTTAGATACTAATTCTGCAGAATTTAAAGCACAATCAGTTGCATTAAGAAGACAAGCGTTTGATTTTCTAAGAAATAAAGCAGCTGTAACAAAACTGTTTGAAGAATTTGGTACTCGTTATGCAGAAAGAAGTGGTGGATATACTAGAATATTAAAGTGTGGCTATCGTTTTGGTGATAAAGCGCCTATGGCTTATATTGAGTTGGTTGATAGACCAGAAGTTGATGAAATTCCTAACGAGGAATAG
- the secY gene encoding preprotein translocase subunit SecY, translating into MSKYSNASNSGELKSRLIFVVLSIMVFRLGVYIPIPNIDSAQLVELISRQNSSGNNGLMSMFNMFSGGALTQMSIFALGVMPYISASIIFQMLSAVYPKLIELKKEGESGQKKITQYTRYLTLILAIVQSFGIVAYILHQPGLVTTNSMPLFYLTTVVSVTTGSMFLMWLGEQMTERGVGNGISLLIFSGIVANLPFEIGNTLYQASQGSITYLSVWVLLILLLLVIAFVVFMESAQRKITVNYAKRQQGRKMYAAQTSHLPLKLNMAGVIPAIFASSILMVPGVLFGWLANYNSLSWLGDVAEIMQPGSIVYTIVFAATIIFFCFFYTSLVFNPKDTAENLKKSGAYISGVRPGEQTAKYIDSVMTRLTLVGSLYITAICLLPIFVMKFFAQGLSFTFGGTSLLIVVVVMMDFMAQVRSHMMSTQYDSLLKKANLSGKRK; encoded by the coding sequence ATGTCAAAATATAGTAATGCTTCCAATTCTGGAGAGTTAAAATCTAGATTGATATTTGTAGTTTTATCTATAATGGTATTTAGATTAGGTGTATATATTCCTATACCAAATATAGATTCAGCTCAGTTAGTAGAACTTATTTCTAGACAGAATTCATCAGGCAATAACGGTTTGATGAGTATGTTTAATATGTTCTCAGGGGGAGCTCTTACTCAAATGAGTATATTTGCTTTAGGTGTTATGCCTTATATCTCAGCTTCAATTATTTTTCAAATGCTATCAGCAGTTTATCCAAAGCTTATAGAGTTGAAAAAAGAAGGAGAATCTGGGCAGAAGAAAATAACTCAATACACTAGATATTTAACTTTAATATTAGCTATTGTTCAGTCTTTTGGTATAGTGGCATATATATTGCATCAACCAGGATTAGTTACTACTAATTCAATGCCTTTGTTTTACCTTACAACAGTTGTTTCTGTAACAACTGGAAGCATGTTTTTGATGTGGTTGGGTGAACAAATGACAGAAAGAGGTGTTGGAAATGGTATATCTCTACTTATATTTTCGGGTATAGTAGCGAATTTACCTTTTGAAATTGGAAACACTTTATATCAAGCAAGTCAAGGGAGTATAACATACCTTTCAGTATGGGTTTTACTAATATTATTGCTTTTGGTTATTGCATTTGTAGTTTTTATGGAGAGTGCTCAAAGAAAGATCACTGTCAATTATGCAAAAAGGCAGCAAGGCAGAAAAATGTATGCTGCGCAGACAAGTCATCTTCCTCTTAAGCTTAATATGGCTGGAGTTATTCCAGCAATATTTGCATCATCTATTCTTATGGTGCCAGGAGTATTATTTGGATGGTTAGCTAATTATAACTCGTTAAGCTGGTTAGGTGATGTTGCAGAAATAATGCAGCCGGGAAGTATTGTTTACACTATAGTCTTTGCTGCTACTATAATCTTTTTCTGTTTCTTTTATACTTCTTTAGTTTTTAATCCAAAGGATACGGCTGAGAACTTAAAAAAATCAGGGGCTTATATCTCTGGTGTAAGACCTGGTGAGCAAACAGCAAAATATATTGATTCAGTTATGACAAGACTAACTCTTGTTGGGTCTTTATATATAACAGCAATTTGTTTATTACCAATATTTGTGATGAAATTTTTTGCACAAGGACTTTCATTTACATTTGGTGGAACATCTTTGTTAATTGTTGTTGTTGTAATGATGGATTTTATGGCTCAAGTTAGATCTCATATGATGTCTACACAGTATGACTCATTATTAAAAAAAGCTAATTTAAGTGGAAAAAGAAAATAG
- the rpmJ gene encoding 50S ribosomal protein L36 has protein sequence MKVRASVKKMCRNCKVIKRNRVVRVICTDPRHKQRQG, from the coding sequence ATGAAAGTTAGAGCTTCGGTAAAAAAAATGTGTAGAAACTGTAAAGTTATCAAACGTAATAGAGTAGTTCGTGTGATATGTACAGATCCTAGACATAAACAAAGACAAGGTTAA
- the rplO gene encoding 50S ribosomal protein L15, with product MKLNTIAPAHGSKSAPKRLGRGIGSGLGKTSSKGHKGQKARAGGYHKVGFEGGQMPLQRRLPKFGFTSASKRYTAEIRLHELNSLPVEDVNLEVLKDFGLIRKDIKAAKVIASGAVEKAINLTGIACTKGARDAIEQAGGKIE from the coding sequence ATGAAATTAAATACAATTGCTCCTGCCCATGGCTCTAAAAGTGCACCTAAAAGATTAGGTCGTGGTATTGGAAGTGGTTTAGGAAAAACTTCTAGTAAGGGTCATAAAGGTCAAAAAGCGCGTGCAGGCGGCTATCATAAGGTAGGTTTTGAAGGTGGTCAAATGCCTTTACAAAGAAGATTGCCAAAATTTGGTTTTACCTCTGCTTCTAAGAGATATACTGCTGAAATAAGACTTCATGAATTAAATAGTCTTCCAGTTGAAGATGTAAATTTAGAAGTTTTAAAAGATTTTGGACTTATAAGAAAAGATATAAAAGCTGCTAAAGTTATAGCTAGTGGTGCTGTTGAAAAAGCTATTAACTTAACAGGAATAGCTTGTACAAAAGGTGCTAGAGATGCTATTGAACAGGCTGGCGGTAAAATAGAGTAA
- the rpsE gene encoding 30S ribosomal protein S5 encodes MSNEVKKNEELIEKLVSVKRHSKTVKGGRIMSFAALTVVGDGKGRIGIGRGKSREVPVAIQKAMENAKKNMVSVNLNVDTLWYPVMSSHGASKVFMQPASQGTGIIAGGAMRSVFEVVGVHNVLAKTYGSTNPVNVVRATIAGLAKIKSPEEIADKRGLSVEEIQE; translated from the coding sequence ATGTCTAATGAAGTAAAAAAGAATGAAGAACTGATTGAAAAATTAGTTAGTGTTAAGAGACACTCTAAAACAGTAAAAGGTGGTAGAATCATGAGCTTTGCTGCTTTGACTGTTGTAGGTGATGGTAAAGGCAGGATTGGTATTGGTAGAGGTAAATCAAGAGAAGTGCCTGTTGCTATACAAAAAGCTATGGAAAACGCTAAGAAAAATATGGTGTCAGTTAACCTTAATGTAGATACTTTATGGTATCCAGTGATGTCTTCTCATGGTGCTTCTAAAGTTTTCATGCAACCAGCTTCTCAAGGTACTGGTATTATTGCTGGTGGTGCGATGCGTTCTGTTTTTGAGGTTGTTGGTGTTCATAACGTTTTAGCTAAAACTTATGGTTCAACAAATCCTGTGAATGTTGTGAGAGCTACAATTGCTGGATTAGCTAAGATAAAATCCCCAGAAGAGATCGCTGATAAAAGAGGTCTTTCTGTTGAAGAAATTCAGGAGTAA
- a CDS encoding DNA-directed RNA polymerase subunit alpha, producing MSKNSSKQEFIPRVELVEELGAFGYKILLSPIEKGMAHILGNSIRRVLLSSMPGASIVKVNIKDVLHEYSTLDDVKEDVVEIISNLKQVAIGLDKDVDSVSLELNVNKSGVVTAGDFKQTKGVSIANKDQVIATLTDKREFSLSASVLSGRNVGILSYVDVELEKVGDIAVDPDFNPIKRITFRVIDNGNSENLEILIKTNGTVEPFEAIKTALECFCEQISVFVSLKVPSQGRASDSLIDSNIDPILLKPIDDLELTVRSSNCLRAENIKYLGDLVQYSESQLMKIPNLGKKSLNEIKQILIDNSLSLGVHIENFREIAEGK from the coding sequence GTGAGTAAAAATAGTTCAAAACAAGAATTTATACCTCGTGTTGAGCTTGTAGAAGAGCTAGGTGCTTTTGGATATAAAATACTGTTGTCTCCTATAGAAAAAGGTATGGCACATATTTTAGGAAATTCTATTAGAAGAGTTTTGCTTTCATCAATGCCGGGTGCTTCTATTGTTAAAGTCAATATAAAAGATGTTTTGCATGAATATTCAACTTTAGACGATGTAAAAGAAGATGTTGTTGAGATAATATCAAACCTTAAGCAAGTTGCTATAGGTTTAGACAAAGATGTTGACTCTGTCTCTTTAGAACTTAATGTTAATAAAAGTGGCGTTGTAACTGCTGGTGATTTTAAGCAAACTAAAGGTGTTTCTATCGCAAACAAAGATCAAGTAATTGCAACATTAACAGATAAAAGAGAATTTAGCTTATCAGCGTCTGTTCTTTCTGGAAGAAATGTAGGTATTTTGTCATATGTTGATGTGGAACTTGAAAAAGTTGGAGATATAGCTGTTGATCCTGATTTTAACCCTATTAAAAGAATTACATTCAGAGTAATAGATAATGGGAATAGTGAAAATCTAGAGATACTTATAAAAACAAATGGTACAGTTGAACCATTTGAAGCTATTAAAACTGCTTTGGAATGCTTCTGTGAGCAAATTTCTGTATTTGTATCTCTAAAAGTTCCTTCTCAAGGTAGAGCATCAGATTCTTTAATAGATTCAAATATAGATCCAATTTTGCTTAAACCAATTGATGATTTAGAATTAACAGTTAGATCATCTAATTGTCTAAGAGCTGAAAATATTAAATATTTAGGTGATTTAGTACAGTATTCAGAGTCTCAGTTAATGAAGATTCCTAATTTAGGTAAGAAATCACTAAATGAAATTAAGCAAATCTTAATAGATAATAGCCTTTCTCTAGGCGTTCATATTGAAAACTTTAGAGAAATTGCTGAAGGTAAATAA